One window of Aphelocoma coerulescens isolate FSJ_1873_10779 chromosome 17, UR_Acoe_1.0, whole genome shotgun sequence genomic DNA carries:
- the FAM163B gene encoding protein FAM163B, whose protein sequence is MTAGTVVITGGILATVILLCIIAVLCYCRLQYYCCKKDESEEDEEEPDFAVHSHIPPLHCNRNVVLTNGPSLYSSSPFAKKPAQSRPSCPSCAPYEPPTSFLQETPTSFLQETPTSFLQESPTSFLQEPPTSFLQEPPTSFLQEPPTFFLQEPPEELHNGGDRVSYKTVSQEDLALPVSNLQALNPNRLSAMREAFSRSRSISTDV, encoded by the exons ATGACAGCCGGGACCGTGGTCATCACAGGTGGAATATTAGCGACTGTCATTTTACTTTGTATCATCGCCGTCCTCTGCTACTGTAGGCTCCAG TACTACTGCTGCAAGAAGGATGAAtccgaggaggacgaggaggagccCGACTTCGCCGTGCACTCCCACATCCCTCCGCTCCACTGCAACCGCAACGTAGTGCTGACCAACGGGCCCTCCCTCTACTCCTCATCCCCCTTCGCCAAGAAACCAGCCCAGAGCCGGCCCAGCTGCCCCAGCTGCGCTCCCTACGAGCCCCCCACCTCCTTCCTCCAGGAGACCCCCACCTCCTTCCTCCAGGAGACCCCCACCTCCTTCCTCCAGGAGTCTCCCAcctccttcctccaggagccccccacctccttcctccaggagcccccCACCTCCTTCCTGCAGGAGCCCCCCACCTTCTTCCTGCAGGAGCCCCCCGAGGAGCTGCACAACGGAGGTGACAGGGTGAGCTACAAGACGGTGAGCCAGGAGGATCTGGCTCTGCCCGTGTCCAACCTGCAGGCGCTCAATCCCAACCGGCTCTCGGCCATGCGGGAAGCGTTCTCCCGCAGCCGCAGCATCAGCACCGATGTGTGA